Genomic DNA from Candoia aspera isolate rCanAsp1 chromosome 14, rCanAsp1.hap2, whole genome shotgun sequence:
CTGATTCGACTACTGCTGGGTGTTCAATCAAAGCGCTCTCCACTTCGAAAGGGCCGATGCGATATCTAGGGGAGACGTCGTCATTCCTGACCCTTCTGAGAATAAAGGGAAAGAAACCACCCAAGCCCTAGGGAAGGGAACCTACCCGGAAGAGTTGATGACATCATCTGCCCGCCCAACAAACCAAAAATAGCCTTCTTCATCTTTTACCGCTCGGTCGCCAGTGATATAAAAATCCCCACGTTCAGTGACTGCAGTTTTCTCAGGGGTATCCTGGAAAGAACCAACCATGATTCCAGGACATCTAACACCACATTTCCAGTTTCAATGCCCTCCAGTTATGGGCACTACAGTTCtgagaattcctcagccagtgtgGCCTTTGCTGAAAACTCTGAGGGTTGAGATCTACCTATCTGGAAGGCACCGAGTTACAGGAAGGTcgatctaatttatccctgctgATCCTTCTGTTTGGACAAGTGTCTTGTGTCGGCCTGGCAGGGTAAAGAAGGtgggaatcacaaccagatgaaccAATTCTACTTCATCGTAAAGCTgcattgacagaaccttgcaagtatGAATCTGGTGGGGATCAAActagatatttttatttcttttaaccaGTACTTTCCACCCAGGCCAATCCACCTCACTGGAATGTGAGAGGACAGGAGAAAGGAAAGATTCTGCAGCTCTATTTCCACATTGACTGGCATAGCCCACTTGTTCCAAAACAGCAGGAGAGCTAAGAAGACAGCCATCAAAGCAGGAATTTGAGGCCAATGTCCAAAGTCCCATTTGGAAGAATAAGCAGGAAGTTCTACAAATGCAGCAGGGTTGGCTTGCTATATTTTGAAGCaacacacatacaggtagtcctcacttaatgacctttcgtttagtgatggttcggacttacgacggcaCTAAACCTGACTTATGACTGGCCCTCGCCCTTACTGTATAACCATTGtggcatcctgcagtcacatgatcaccattttcaacctttcctgctggcttctggcaagcaaaatcaaccgcttgatttgcttaatgactgtggtgattcatttaacgactgctgcaaaaatggtcataaaattgggttggattcacttaacaacctcatcactagcaactgaaattccagtcccagttgtggtcgttaagcaaggacttgtAATATGTCCAAGGAATCCGCAAAATCATTAAGTCTAGAGCACAAGCAGTCATTATACCACTCAGCCCAACAGCAAAGGAGCTGAGTTCCCTGAAGAacataaatgttaaaaagagCCCAACACTTCCAATTTCTGATGCTagcctttgtttttcaaaaatgacCGTCAGAACTTAGTGAGAATTAAATACAGCCTGGACAAATTATTCTGTCTGTCACAGAAGAAACCTTTTCATCGCAGAAATCAAAACCTTGAAAGAAATCCAGCCATTCTCACCAGCAAAGGCATAAAGTAAAATTTTGAATCAGCGCATACTAATCATATTGACTGAAGTGCACACTAAAAATAATACTTACTGCGTACTTCAAGAAAAGACAGAACGGCCGCTTGGGTTTGATTCTGATAGCGACATCCCCTTCTTTCCCTGGTGGCTGAATATTTCCTTGCTCATCAACAATcttcagaaagaaaagcaaagtatTTTTTCAAATGCATTTGTTCGTTATTGCGAACGTGCAACATGTTCATGATGGAAACCAAGGATCATATCTGAGAGGTTAGAATAGTCCTTGGTGGCTTGTTGGAACACAGAGATAAGATAACAACAGATAAGCTTGTTACAAGGTTTTTGTAACTgtggtattacaggtagtcctcgacttatgaccatttgtttaatgacagtctgaagttacgacagcctcaggatgggtgctttacggcttgtaaagcacttctgagtgttgCCAAATGCTGCACCCTCCCCCCACGGTCACACgatcgcattttgggcacttggcagctggttcacatttacaacctgttgcagcatcccacagtcacgtgattgcattttgtgaccttttttgccgttttccagcaaaaagaGCCCattgggaagctggattcgcttaacaaccatggtgatttgcttaatgacccatgattcacttaatgactaccgtaaaaatggttgtaaaatcggagtctggtcatgtggtgactcgacttatgaccacaatgacttacgatggaaattccagtcccagttgtgatcataagtcgaggactacctgtattccaagaAATGGAGGCTAAAAcactttctttcttattcttttgaattatattgTCCTGTATTTCCTAttcttgtttggttttattgaacacacccagagtcagtttggaatTGGGTGGTGcctaaactgaataaattaaatgaatatattCATGTTTTTGGACATATGAGAAATCCCACTACAGCACTGGTATTCCTGGTATCAGAAAAATAACTATGGGGTGAGAATCTGTACCCCTCAAGATGATGTTTGAACTAAACTTCTCCATCAACATCCAGGATCATCCTCTGAATGTACTCATCCTCTGAATCACCAGTCCAGGACATTTGCAGCACAGTGCATTATTTTTGCTTTGGTTGATCAGCATAAAATAAAGACACAGAGACTGTGACATTAACAACCACAACATAAAAACAGCCTACGTTTAAAAATTTGTCCTTCTACCTGGACATCGTAGGGTGGCGATGCTTTCCCCATTGAGCCTGGCTTAATTTTCATTCCTTTGGCATTAGCACAGATTGTTACCTGTAAGGGAGAGGACCTGGTCACATCAAGGAGGTGGTATCAGACCCAACCTTTGAGGAAATGAAAatgagaaaaccacacccccaccatcACTGGCAGGGCAGGCCACTGTATATcaacagggagccaaccccaccctccctcgcgctgatgatgttgcctagtcgggtcatgaaatgtctgcaagccaaccacccagctcagggagcaccaaggactccacagttcaaccctgagctacagagattctcttctattggaatgaaTATACCGTTTCAGTTTGTCCATATGCTTCATGGAGATCCAACCCAGTCTGACTTTTCCACAGCTCAAACACTTCAGGATTGAGTGGTTCTCCTCCAGTCAAACAGTGCTTCAAGCTTCTGAATTTATAGCTTGATAAGAAATGAAGACAATAAATAATGCACTTTTtggatttcttctcttttttctccagTGGGTTGATTTTGCATACATTTGGAAGGAAATATGACCTCTGCTGCCCTAAGAAGACAACCATCAATCTCCATACTGCTGCATCACCAGGAATGGAGATCAACATGAAGAAGATTTATACTTATCTGAGGTCATCTTAGCAGCTAAGGATAGCTTGAGTGTCACCTATTTATCTGGCTTTAAAATTCAAGTCTCAGATTAAAGGGGTCCAGCAATGGATATAACCCTTAAATTCACACCTCCTTCATAATTCAAGACATATCCATTACATGGGATAGCCATTCAGTTGTGCAAAAAGGCAATCCTGGGAAATCAaacttcccaaattttaagagGGGAATCCTTCAAGTTGGGAAATTAGTGAGAAAATAAGAACTTTCCCATGCAAGTTCATGGAACAAGGAACACcagagccagtatggtctagtggttagggcacgaggctagaaaccaggagaccatgagttctagtcctgccttaggcatgaaagctggctgggtgaccttgggccagtccctctctctcagcccaagagccaatcaggcgtggcaggagagttctagtcccaccttaggcatgaaagccagctgggtgaccctgggccagtccctctctctcagcccagcccacctcacaaggtagttgttgtggggaaaataggaggaggaaggagtatttgtatgtttgctgccttgagttatttataaaaataataaaggcgggatataaaataaataataaataaataaacactgttCTTGAGCAACAGAGGAAAAACCTAGACAATTCCATTAAATTTCCTGACTTTCCATTTTCCTGTTGACATTCTTGCCCTCATTTTTCAAGCTTTGTGGCAAAAAAAAAGTACCTGGTGGCATTGTGCTGAACCAACATCCTATATGCAGTAGGAGCTGTGCAGAAAGTGGTGATTGGATACTTTACCAGAGTCTGGATGGAGAAAATGAATATGCAATCAAGCATAATATCCTTGACACATGGTACTGCAAGATGGAAATGACCCATCTTGAAGTTTAAGATATGCagggttgggttcatacaacatgctaaatcctACAGTCAGGTTTAGGAACAGTTGCTGCATCTGCGTAAAGTTCTATGCCCAGCAAtgttggcctggttcacacaagaTGCTTAGTCAATGCCTGCATTTCTACAAGCCACTGAACCATTAATTATCCAGCCCCATTCCTGTATGTGATGTGAACCCTGTCAGGGTGACTTCAACTGGGCAAATCACACAGAATCAAAGCAGGAACAATGAATGGACTATTTCTAGTAAGTTGGAACTAAGTTAGGCGAAGCACTTCTTTTATTTTGATGTCTTCTATATAGCTTTTTTTTTGAGATTTCTCTATAAATACTCCAGAACTTTCTTTGCCAACTTTCCTAGAGGTTAATATTCCCAGGTAAGtgtatacagtataatatatCTCAGAGTTAAGGTGCTTGTTGTCCTCCCGGTATTggtgaactacagttcccagcattcaTCTCTATaggccatgatggctggggataTAATGGATTGTCgttgagcaacatctggaggacccccAGTTTCCTATCACTTCTATATACTTCCATGTAATTTGCACATAAATGGGCATGCTTACATTTAATATGACCGTAGGTTCAAACTGTGGCAGATGGTGTACAAAGACACATGACCCATGAATCCAGGGGGCAAATAAGTTGCTCCAGGCAGTCTTTACCCATCCTGGATCTGATGTATTCCAGAACACAGCTGAAGGAGACAGATCCATCCAGTGCCTgctcaaaagaaaataatgtatctGTTATTTGGCATTCTCCCAATCTGGTTCCCACTGGAGAATTTGGGATGACAATTCCAGAATTCTGTGGGCCAGAATTCTCTTGGAAAGCTGTCAGATTCAAAATTCTTCTCTCCACGGATAGGACCACTGCAATAAAAGTACAATTGGAAGTTGAATGCAAAGAAGTATTGTTCTCTATATAACAAATATTGCTCCATTTGCTGGGAACTCTGCTCACCGAAAGCCCTGTCCAGACCTTTAGATTCATATTGGCTGGATTTTATCTCCAGAGTTTTAAGCCTATGTTTCCTGTCCTCATCCCATCCTCCCAATCTCCATCTTTCATTTTGTAAACTCATACatttaggccagcctttctcaagcttttgaccctggaagaacctttgaaatatttttcaggcctgggggaacccctgcacattcaggctcagatataggccagaagttacaaaattattatattcgtttcttGGTAGGCCTGTACacatgcattcacagtgttcttcaactaaaaataaagaatatgaaGTTGccaggatttgaaataattttttaaataaatcacgatctcccagggaaccccaagggacctctcgtggaacccgagggtgccacagaaccctggtggagaaaccctgccccAGACATTGCCCCGAAGTCATGCTTTGGCAGCCTTAAAGTGAAACTTATCATATATATCTCCCATATCTCTTGAAGCAGCAGGCAGGATACTCACTGCTTGAGAATCCCTGAGTTAGACGTTGCTTCACAGATTGGATATTAACAGTTAAACTTTGGGTTTTGCAGAATTTCCAGATCTTTTCTCCCTGACCTACTGTCATATCAGTTCAATTTTTTCCATCCCTCAGGGCTCTTCATACCCGAATACAAATGAATCTCTCATGTAACTCCATATTTGCTATCATCTAAGGTGCTTCCATGGAGAGATTTCTTAACATTACCAGCCCAAAGGCATTCTATCTTATCTTTCTTAATAGatcttcttggggaaaaaaaaggtagaagaagcAAAAGACTCTGGAACCTCATAAAAAACAGCAACTGTGCAATTAAAGCCTTGTTCTGAAATCATCCATCCAGGACTTCAACCACATGCAATGATATTACCTGCCACTGGATGTAAATCCAATGCCATAACTGGAGTAGGATTGCTCCACCATTTTGGGTGACCCAGTGCTTCCACTTGTAAAGTAGATCAGCATTGGCTCTTCACTTCTTGTCCTGACACAGTCATGGTCCCCAGAGGCTGCTCTTAAAAACAATCAGATGGGTATTGATGTGCAACAATTGGAGTGGaacatttttttggggggtgtctTTCACAATTgtgatctatctatcatctatctatcatctatcaatcatcctTCATCTATCATCATGAATGGAATTTTGGGCAGTTTCTCAACATCTGGAGTGTAGCATCTGTAACTTTTCCAAGAAAGTCAGAGCATCTTAGTCAAGAATGCAATGCAGATATTTAGAACCAGATCTTAGGAATGTGGGCTGCTTGTTAAAAGA
This window encodes:
- the LOC134505428 gene encoding acyl-coenzyme A synthetase ACSM5, mitochondrial-like; this encodes MKHLVKCFGGLQSPWVVLQQTKRYVASLIPSHYEAINLGKQEVPEFFNFAKDVVDQWTQEEKDGKRSHNPAFWWVNSQSKEVKWSFEELAFLSRKAANVLSGPCGLQRGDRIMAVLPRIPEWWLLILACIRTGVIFIPGTSQLTTKDIAYRMEASKAKCLVMTDTSAAGVDSIISECRFLKTKLIVSDRGRDGWLNFSDLFQAASGDHDCVRTRSEEPMLIYFTSGSTGSPKMVEQSYSSYGIGFTSSGRHWMDLSPSAVFWNTSDPGWVKTAWSNLFAPWIHGSCVFVHHLPQFEPTVILNTLVKYPITTFCTAPTAYRMLVQHNATSYKFRSLKHCLTGGEPLNPEVFELWKSQTGLDLHEAYGQTETVTICANAKGMKIKPGSMGKASPPYDVQIVDEQGNIQPPGKEGDVAIRIKPKRPFCLFLKYADTPEKTAVTERGDFYITGDRAVKDEEGYFWFVGRADDVINSSGYRIGPFEVESALIEHPAVVESAVVSSPDPIRGEVVKAFIVLSPAFSSRNPEELIRELQDHVKKSTAPYKYPRKIEFVQGLPKTAAGKIQRSILRKREWEEVKHQLELCK